A window of Pirellula sp. SH-Sr6A contains these coding sequences:
- a CDS encoding KUP/HAK/KT family potassium transporter — MDLVHRFGTPFLFGPIDVDIPEEDSSGSSVSPASPTSSTSSTPVASTASASPDNGHASFNAHSSSLWTKIREAAGTVYGDIGTSVLYCVMELTRETIKLKNHHLPHEEVAVMIASGGTGLITPSEALGSLSLVFWALIFLTVKYDLLIMRADNRGEGGTFALWGLLRGYTGRIFGLGAIGFLVVTAAGMLAADGVITPAISLLGAYEPLGEQWAVVATLISLFVLFKPQWRGTSKVGGFFGWFMLSIWFPWIALKGLPWIFRNPEVFQAVNPMYAFDFVTSFPTLGVFAIFGVVVLAITGGEAKYADIGHFMRRTDQVCCEGMSVAPEISGRRPVMLAWYSIVLPCLLVNYAGQVGYLLEQGVPSRCNTYFALTPHFPGMDGVNQFFYIFDLIVAACAAFIASQALITGMFSIVKQAIALGFAPRQLVRYTSHEAEGQVYIPSVNWALFTGCVVATMMFRTAGNLASAYGIAVTATMGITTITFGYVAYYRWNWKLWLVYLVCGPILAIDLLFFCSNLMKIASGGYFPIAIAAVLVVIMLTWQWGRKQMARAFYDFGFREGKKIDWLVMLREKVDEIQIAINENLPLARMLIQGRRRLVESDRAVVFLCSQPIRTLDDYTPVTLRVFLKKFGVLPSNITLFHIHQISTATFDDARRYEVIKLGNDIYAVNVTYGYMEQTDIRGALQDLRRRGLIDISAERWIVEVGEEEIISQPDLPWWQALRVHLLRLVLRLSAPAHKYYGLTYDAGISKELIPIVFGKGGVRIRLPELEVSEETQATCSSK; from the coding sequence ATGGATCTCGTTCACCGCTTCGGTACGCCGTTCCTTTTTGGACCTATCGACGTGGACATTCCAGAAGAAGACAGTTCCGGCTCATCTGTTTCCCCTGCCTCTCCCACCTCTTCGACTTCGTCCACACCGGTAGCTTCTACTGCTTCCGCGAGTCCGGACAACGGGCATGCGTCGTTCAACGCGCATTCTTCTTCGTTGTGGACCAAGATTCGCGAAGCGGCTGGAACAGTCTATGGCGATATTGGTACGAGTGTTCTCTATTGCGTGATGGAGCTGACGCGAGAGACGATCAAGCTCAAAAACCATCATCTTCCCCATGAGGAGGTCGCGGTCATGATCGCGTCGGGGGGAACTGGATTGATCACACCTTCCGAAGCGCTCGGCAGTTTGAGTCTTGTCTTCTGGGCCTTGATCTTCCTCACTGTCAAATACGACTTGCTCATCATGCGAGCCGACAATCGAGGGGAAGGCGGAACCTTTGCGTTGTGGGGATTATTAAGGGGCTATACCGGTAGGATTTTTGGTCTGGGTGCGATTGGATTTTTGGTCGTCACGGCGGCGGGGATGCTCGCTGCGGACGGAGTGATCACCCCTGCCATCAGTCTGTTGGGCGCGTACGAACCTTTGGGTGAGCAGTGGGCGGTTGTCGCGACTCTCATCAGTTTGTTTGTTCTCTTCAAGCCACAATGGCGTGGTACGAGCAAAGTGGGGGGATTCTTTGGTTGGTTCATGCTCTCCATTTGGTTTCCGTGGATTGCGCTCAAGGGACTACCGTGGATTTTTCGTAATCCCGAGGTCTTTCAAGCCGTCAATCCGATGTACGCCTTTGACTTTGTAACGAGTTTCCCGACTCTGGGTGTGTTTGCCATTTTTGGCGTTGTCGTCTTGGCCATCACTGGGGGGGAAGCCAAGTACGCCGACATCGGTCACTTCATGCGAAGGACGGATCAAGTATGCTGCGAAGGGATGAGCGTGGCTCCCGAGATTTCGGGGAGGCGTCCGGTGATGCTCGCGTGGTATTCGATCGTGCTCCCCTGTTTGTTGGTGAACTACGCCGGTCAAGTCGGATACTTACTGGAGCAGGGCGTTCCATCGCGCTGCAACACCTACTTCGCGCTCACGCCGCACTTTCCAGGGATGGACGGAGTAAACCAATTTTTCTACATCTTCGACTTGATCGTCGCCGCATGTGCCGCATTCATCGCCTCCCAAGCGCTCATTACCGGCATGTTCTCTATTGTGAAACAAGCCATTGCACTGGGTTTCGCACCGCGCCAGTTGGTCCGGTATACCAGCCACGAGGCTGAAGGACAGGTTTACATACCCTCGGTCAACTGGGCTTTGTTTACCGGTTGCGTCGTCGCGACGATGATGTTTCGCACGGCTGGGAATCTCGCATCCGCGTACGGGATTGCGGTGACCGCGACGATGGGTATCACGACGATTACGTTTGGCTACGTTGCGTACTATCGTTGGAACTGGAAACTGTGGTTGGTTTACTTGGTGTGCGGTCCCATTCTCGCCATCGATCTTTTGTTCTTCTGCAGCAATTTGATGAAGATCGCCAGCGGCGGTTACTTTCCGATCGCGATCGCGGCCGTTCTGGTTGTCATCATGCTGACGTGGCAGTGGGGGCGAAAGCAGATGGCTCGGGCCTTTTATGATTTCGGGTTTCGCGAAGGGAAGAAGATCGATTGGTTGGTGATGCTTCGCGAAAAGGTTGACGAGATCCAAATCGCGATTAACGAGAATCTCCCTTTGGCTAGGATGCTCATTCAAGGTCGACGACGGCTGGTCGAGAGCGATCGCGCCGTCGTATTTCTTTGTTCGCAACCGATCCGGACGCTCGATGATTACACACCCGTGACCTTGCGAGTTTTCTTGAAGAAGTTCGGGGTGCTGCCTTCCAACATCACGTTGTTTCACATCCATCAAATCTCCACGGCGACCTTCGACGATGCACGTCGCTACGAAGTCATCAAGCTTGGAAACGACATTTATGCAGTAAACGTCACCTATGGTTATATGGAGCAGACCGACATCCGCGGGGCCCTGCAAGATCTCCGTCGTCGCGGGTTGATCGACATCTCGGCGGAACGATGGATCGTTGAAGTCGGAGAGGAAGAAATCATCAGTCAACCCGACTTGCCTTGGTGGCAGGCCCTTCGTGTGCATTTGCTCCGACTGGTTCTCCGGCTTTCTGCCCCTGCGCACAAGTATTACGGACTCACGTATGACGCAGGTATTTCCAAAGAGCTCATTCCCATCGTATTCGGAAAAGGTGGGGTTCGAATTCGATTGCCCGAATTGGAAGTGAGCGAAGAGACCCAGGCTACTTGCTCGTCGAAATAG
- a CDS encoding FtsK/SpoIIIE domain-containing protein translates to MTRPRLLQSRSDGRFFRSQVRALRGLRKRVDLLRQSWSSDTEILEENRKRLINRYLEQEQATRIRQAEQSHHNLESWDLELDRALEYAEREFLASVESEKRTIERLKEAFVADKQLLKKQRDDDIVQAHRSLESAKTAALQLRESIRTKLENERRYWASTLAELNEWMLLKTGKTMGEVQGSLPLNTQEEIQQTRDLQRLAKTVEERKRNLSDSIGRVKSFAKSKGTVYLAFQALGPILGLVSAAICWWVGVPILFVILLATIGSLVLTAILHYMVRPLLGRALQRFAPELHALHAEVLEWLSHGAKLGDQNYQRDLEKASQDHVLALERVETRYREGRAALQKKLETDTETTRANQQQRRWELVHHRREQFDATHREWEPKVALMQQRFQQENAGLVAEREGEVQNLQNQFLRAQLRYADRWRLGAETVSSWMSRINEFFRESQPAWSSESFVQGNWPRGPQNLIWKIGSSPLQLPLSEAAAECSSKLRAEGEEWPVAFDLLSHGALVLHGSPETESATDGVITNLLLRTITSLPAGAMRMTVIDPQGLGKKVSWLMSLADIDPNLVGDRVWTQPLHIADRLANIARSCEDIIQQSLRDKHANLYEYNLTAGPMAIPYRLIVWDQFPFGLDDSSWQSLCSILAAGGRCGVGVVLRLSSTHVWPSFADPRKLEEFGLHLEFESDSGVARGRWRHDDLRQAPIHFDPPPNAEQIKEIMAHQLDHVSELGRIVVPFDSIALQKEERHESSSAESLAIPLGISASGRTQQLKLGFGTAQHVLIAGKTGSGKSSLLHTMITSAALKYSPEALRLVLLDFKKGVEFQVYSEAQVPHADIIGIESKREFGVSTLEYIDRIMHARGEAFRSWGVQDLPSLEKKRPEVRMPRILIVIDEFQELFVEDDKISQQASMLMDRIVRQGRSFGIHLVLASQTLGGAYSLPRTTLAQMAVRIALQCDSSDAMLILGEDNTAAERLRFSGQAIYNESGGRIESNQGFQVAYIDKETQLRYLHEIPSSPVPHEATINPMGRCVVFEGHRPAIWDGPSVERLLRDTTKSSDGAFPMILGDSVSIDPPVVHWIQRNAGRNIAVVGPDERVAASILAGTIQGVESLRRSAASDVAGETLSDSTSSEFIEMGPKVFLLNGARTEDASLQAVLQRCTNLAGCQLVPTRELESFFLECKTELERRLERADERHPLQLVCIANLSRFRELRKGDEFAFGDGGANPTPDAILTDLLKDGPAVGMHIWLWADSAGTLARWLSRQSMRDLELRVLMQMSSNDSNQLIDSNAANKLEPHVALIQDEMDGKPIKFRPFAWDTLPAFGNEKAPPN, encoded by the coding sequence ATGACTCGGCCACGTTTGCTCCAGTCACGGTCCGACGGACGGTTCTTTCGTTCGCAAGTGCGAGCCTTGCGAGGACTGCGAAAGCGCGTCGATTTGCTTCGGCAATCTTGGTCGAGCGATACCGAGATTTTGGAGGAAAACCGGAAGCGGTTGATCAACCGATATCTGGAGCAAGAGCAAGCGACCCGTATTCGTCAAGCGGAACAGTCGCACCACAACTTGGAGAGTTGGGATCTGGAGCTTGATCGGGCCTTGGAATATGCCGAACGCGAGTTTCTTGCTTCTGTTGAGAGTGAGAAGAGAACGATTGAGAGGCTCAAAGAGGCGTTCGTTGCTGACAAGCAGTTGCTGAAGAAGCAACGCGATGACGATATCGTGCAAGCGCACCGATCGCTGGAAAGTGCAAAGACCGCCGCCCTGCAATTGCGAGAAAGCATTCGGACCAAGCTGGAGAACGAACGTCGTTATTGGGCCAGTACCCTCGCGGAGCTCAACGAATGGATGCTCCTCAAGACAGGCAAGACGATGGGGGAAGTTCAGGGCTCCCTTCCACTGAACACGCAGGAAGAAATCCAGCAAACGCGTGATTTGCAGCGTTTGGCTAAGACGGTTGAGGAACGCAAACGCAATTTGAGCGATAGCATCGGACGGGTCAAAAGTTTTGCCAAGTCGAAGGGAACAGTCTACCTCGCGTTCCAGGCACTTGGCCCCATTCTCGGACTGGTTTCCGCTGCGATTTGTTGGTGGGTAGGGGTTCCGATTCTTTTTGTCATTCTACTCGCAACGATTGGTTCGCTCGTACTGACCGCCATCCTTCACTATATGGTCAGGCCGCTTCTCGGTCGTGCATTGCAACGATTTGCACCCGAGTTGCACGCACTTCATGCAGAGGTTTTGGAATGGCTCTCGCACGGTGCCAAGCTGGGAGATCAGAACTATCAACGGGATCTTGAGAAAGCCTCGCAAGATCACGTATTGGCGCTCGAGCGAGTCGAGACGCGTTATCGAGAAGGCCGCGCGGCATTGCAAAAGAAGCTTGAGACGGACACGGAGACCACGCGGGCAAATCAACAGCAACGCCGATGGGAGTTGGTCCATCATCGTCGCGAGCAGTTTGACGCGACGCACCGCGAGTGGGAACCGAAGGTCGCGTTGATGCAGCAGCGTTTTCAACAAGAGAACGCGGGGCTGGTGGCGGAACGCGAAGGGGAAGTGCAGAACTTGCAAAACCAGTTTCTCCGAGCACAGCTCCGGTATGCCGACCGTTGGCGGTTGGGAGCTGAGACGGTTTCGAGTTGGATGAGCCGCATCAATGAATTCTTTCGCGAGTCGCAGCCGGCTTGGAGTTCCGAAAGTTTTGTTCAAGGGAACTGGCCACGCGGCCCTCAGAATTTGATTTGGAAGATCGGTTCGAGTCCGCTTCAGCTCCCGTTATCGGAGGCGGCGGCAGAGTGCAGTTCGAAGCTGCGAGCAGAGGGTGAGGAGTGGCCCGTTGCGTTCGATTTGCTTTCGCATGGCGCGCTGGTGCTGCACGGGTCCCCCGAAACCGAGAGCGCGACCGACGGAGTCATCACCAATCTATTGCTACGAACGATTACTTCGTTGCCTGCCGGTGCGATGCGCATGACCGTCATCGATCCGCAGGGGCTCGGAAAGAAAGTTTCTTGGTTGATGTCCCTCGCGGATATCGATCCGAATTTGGTTGGGGATCGGGTGTGGACGCAGCCGCTCCACATCGCCGATCGATTGGCGAATATTGCGAGGTCGTGCGAAGACATCATCCAGCAGAGTCTTCGCGACAAGCATGCTAATCTTTATGAATACAATCTCACGGCAGGTCCCATGGCGATTCCTTATCGCTTGATTGTTTGGGACCAGTTCCCGTTTGGATTGGATGACAGTTCTTGGCAGTCCCTTTGTTCCATCTTGGCCGCTGGAGGAAGGTGCGGTGTGGGGGTCGTTTTGCGGCTCTCCAGCACGCACGTTTGGCCATCGTTTGCGGATCCCAGGAAACTAGAAGAATTCGGTCTGCATTTGGAATTCGAATCCGATAGCGGAGTCGCGCGCGGCCGGTGGCGGCACGACGATCTTCGGCAGGCCCCGATCCATTTCGATCCACCTCCCAATGCGGAGCAAATCAAAGAGATCATGGCCCATCAATTGGATCATGTTTCCGAGCTGGGCCGAATCGTCGTTCCCTTTGATTCCATTGCGTTGCAAAAGGAAGAGCGGCATGAAAGCTCGTCCGCCGAATCCCTTGCGATTCCCCTTGGTATCTCTGCTTCCGGTCGGACGCAGCAGTTGAAGCTAGGTTTTGGCACCGCGCAGCACGTGTTGATTGCCGGGAAGACTGGTTCGGGCAAGTCGTCGTTGCTCCACACGATGATCACTAGCGCTGCCTTGAAGTACTCACCGGAAGCATTGCGATTGGTGCTGCTCGACTTCAAGAAGGGGGTCGAATTTCAGGTCTACTCGGAGGCCCAGGTGCCGCATGCAGACATTATCGGCATCGAGAGCAAGCGGGAATTTGGGGTCAGCACCCTGGAGTACATCGATCGAATCATGCACGCGCGAGGAGAGGCGTTTCGAAGTTGGGGTGTTCAAGATTTACCGAGTTTGGAAAAGAAGCGTCCGGAAGTCCGCATGCCTCGAATTCTCATCGTCATCGATGAGTTTCAAGAGCTTTTCGTTGAGGACGACAAGATCTCGCAACAGGCATCGATGCTCATGGACCGGATCGTTCGGCAGGGGCGATCATTTGGTATCCATCTCGTGCTCGCATCGCAAACGTTGGGTGGGGCCTATTCGCTCCCGCGAACGACCTTAGCGCAGATGGCGGTCCGCATTGCGTTGCAGTGCGATAGTTCAGACGCGATGCTCATTCTCGGAGAAGACAACACGGCGGCGGAGAGACTTCGGTTCTCCGGGCAAGCGATCTATAACGAATCGGGAGGGCGTATCGAAAGCAATCAAGGTTTCCAAGTTGCGTACATCGACAAAGAGACACAGCTGCGCTACCTGCACGAGATTCCCTCGTCGCCGGTTCCGCACGAAGCGACGATCAATCCCATGGGGCGTTGCGTTGTCTTTGAAGGGCATCGGCCTGCGATTTGGGATGGTCCGAGCGTCGAGCGGTTGCTGCGAGACACGACCAAGTCAAGCGATGGAGCCTTCCCTATGATTTTGGGCGATAGCGTCTCGATCGATCCTCCGGTGGTCCATTGGATCCAGCGCAATGCGGGAAGAAACATCGCCGTGGTCGGACCGGACGAACGAGTCGCAGCGAGCATCCTCGCAGGGACGATTCAGGGAGTGGAGTCCCTTCGCCGATCCGCGGCATCGGACGTTGCAGGGGAGACCCTGTCGGACTCCACGTCGAGCGAGTTCATCGAAATGGGTCCTAAGGTTTTCTTATTGAATGGGGCTCGGACGGAAGACGCCTCGCTTCAGGCTGTTCTGCAGCGGTGCACGAACCTCGCGGGCTGCCAACTCGTCCCTACGCGGGAGTTGGAATCGTTCTTTCTGGAGTGCAAAACCGAGTTGGAACGCCGATTGGAGAGGGCGGACGAGCGGCACCCCTTGCAATTGGTGTGCATCGCCAACCTGTCCCGATTTCGAGAATTGCGCAAAGGGGATGAATTCGCGTTTGGGGATGGGGGGGCGAATCCGACTCCCGACGCCATCTTGACCGATTTGTTGAAGGACGGTCCGGCGGTGGGAATGCACATTTGGTTATGGGCAGATTCCGCTGGTACCTTGGCGCGCTGGCTATCGCGACAATCGATGCGGGATCTGGAATTGAGAGTTCTCATGCAAATGAGTTCGAACGATTCCAATCAGTTGATCGACTCCAACGCGGCCAACAAGCTTGAGCCCCACGTCGCTTTGATCCAAGATGAGATGGATGGCAAACCCATCAAGTTCCGGCCGTTCGCCTGGGATACATTGCCAGCATTTGGAAACGAAAAAGCCCCACCCAACTGA
- a CDS encoding DUF1553 domain-containing protein, with product MSVRVPRAASRYGAVALASIAIVLFPCDLALAQVVDPPASEPVKVDAKEAEAFFESKVRPLLIEKCLDCHSHETEVSGGLSLDSKLDWAKGGDSGPAIDEKSPEKSLFLEAIAYRNPKLRMPPDGKLSESELAILQRWINSGARDPRVPKAAGRTPQVGMSLDDARSHWSYRPIASEVVVPPGVATSPIDAFLERTRRENALSASPVAGLETLSRRVHLDLTGLRPLSDLPADDVRRWTVSRDREDRTPSAGEMSGLGSTGTEEDRYRRLVDELLASPRFGEHFARHWMDVIRFSESLTLRGLVFEDAWRYRQYLIDSFNADKPYDRFVREQIAGDLMDAPSVQDRQQQWIATTMLVLGDTNMEEQDKKQLEMDFIDEQIEVLGRAFLGQTLGCARCHDHKFDPIPTSDYYALAGILKSSKGIEHDNVSKWVRRPLPLPDHEEAQFLQADADAKKWKKQLETLKSKLSTPATSSSIVKPSELPGLVLDEQNARRIGKWVESDFVKPYVGSGYLHDDNDRGDVKSIVFEPAEMAPGEYELRMAYTASANRSTRTKVRIWSANGEDVVHVNQKVAPKVDGLWHSLGKFTFELGGKATVTITNENADGHVIVDAVQFLSDGPNKASAPVTPPGTAMTESEIEAIKKEIAELERKAKEAAALLAQRPMSMGLIPVPEPKDIPIHVRGSVHSLGAVVPRGFLRCVEVSDAPTLAAESNGRLELAAWIASRQNPLTARVYVNRVWYWLMGEGLIPSVDNFGTTGESSAHIELLDWLATQFMERGWSTKWLVREILMSDAYRRSATEMPEHQALDPDNKYFGRRHLKRMSGESIRDTLLGLSGSLDLSVVLSMNSLKAVKEDYGFQHRERFRAVYGPWFRNSLPTLFTEFDGPNPSYSSGERYVSTVAPQALAILNSPFTRECAESMAKQLAAPNGSAAPADRSIEERIEILFRWLLSRSATAGEVALAREWISRDTPDEWERFALLLIASVDFRYLD from the coding sequence ATGAGTGTTCGAGTTCCAAGGGCGGCGTCCAGGTACGGCGCCGTCGCTTTGGCATCGATTGCCATTGTCCTTTTCCCTTGCGATCTCGCGTTGGCGCAGGTTGTAGATCCGCCTGCGTCCGAACCCGTGAAGGTTGATGCGAAGGAGGCTGAGGCCTTTTTCGAGTCGAAAGTAAGGCCGCTGCTGATCGAGAAGTGCCTCGACTGCCATTCTCATGAAACCGAGGTGAGCGGGGGATTGAGTTTGGATTCGAAATTGGATTGGGCGAAGGGAGGCGACTCCGGGCCCGCCATCGATGAGAAATCTCCCGAGAAGAGTTTGTTCCTCGAAGCGATTGCCTATCGAAATCCCAAGCTTCGGATGCCGCCCGATGGAAAGCTAAGCGAGTCCGAACTTGCGATTTTGCAACGTTGGATCAACTCGGGGGCAAGGGACCCTCGCGTTCCGAAAGCGGCGGGGCGCACGCCACAGGTGGGAATGTCGCTGGACGACGCACGATCGCATTGGTCGTACAGACCTATCGCATCGGAGGTGGTGGTTCCTCCAGGAGTCGCTACTTCCCCTATCGATGCTTTTTTGGAACGAACGCGACGAGAGAATGCCCTTAGTGCATCGCCGGTAGCGGGGTTGGAAACCCTTTCGAGACGCGTGCATCTCGATTTGACTGGATTGCGGCCGCTGTCGGATCTTCCCGCCGACGACGTGCGGCGCTGGACTGTTTCGAGAGATCGCGAAGACCGGACTCCATCCGCAGGGGAGATGTCAGGCTTGGGCTCGACGGGAACGGAGGAAGACAGGTACCGTCGTTTGGTCGATGAGTTGTTAGCGTCGCCTCGATTTGGTGAGCATTTTGCGAGGCATTGGATGGATGTGATTCGTTTTTCCGAATCGCTTACCTTGCGAGGATTGGTCTTCGAGGATGCGTGGCGTTATCGCCAGTATTTGATCGACTCCTTCAACGCGGACAAACCGTACGACCGTTTTGTTCGCGAGCAGATTGCGGGCGATCTCATGGACGCTCCATCGGTTCAAGACCGTCAGCAACAATGGATTGCCACCACGATGTTGGTTCTCGGTGATACCAACATGGAGGAGCAGGACAAAAAGCAATTGGAGATGGACTTCATCGATGAGCAAATCGAAGTGCTAGGCCGTGCCTTTTTGGGCCAGACGCTGGGCTGCGCCCGATGCCATGACCACAAATTCGACCCGATTCCCACCAGCGACTATTACGCGTTGGCAGGCATTTTAAAGTCCTCGAAAGGGATCGAGCACGACAACGTTTCGAAGTGGGTCCGCCGGCCGCTACCCTTGCCGGATCACGAAGAGGCTCAATTTCTCCAAGCGGATGCGGACGCCAAGAAGTGGAAGAAGCAACTCGAGACTCTCAAGTCGAAATTGAGTACTCCCGCCACGTCGTCCAGCATCGTGAAACCGAGCGAGTTGCCCGGTCTGGTGCTGGATGAACAGAATGCTCGCCGGATTGGGAAGTGGGTCGAATCCGATTTCGTGAAGCCTTACGTGGGTAGCGGTTATCTGCATGACGACAACGATCGAGGCGATGTGAAATCGATTGTGTTCGAACCTGCGGAAATGGCCCCTGGGGAATACGAACTGCGTATGGCTTACACCGCCAGTGCGAACCGATCCACCCGGACCAAGGTGCGGATCTGGAGCGCCAACGGGGAAGACGTCGTTCACGTGAATCAAAAAGTTGCACCCAAGGTCGATGGCCTTTGGCATTCCCTTGGCAAGTTCACGTTTGAGTTAGGTGGAAAAGCCACGGTAACGATCACCAATGAAAATGCGGATGGTCATGTCATCGTCGATGCCGTTCAATTTCTCAGTGATGGACCCAACAAAGCCAGTGCACCGGTCACACCTCCGGGTACCGCGATGACGGAATCGGAAATCGAAGCCATCAAGAAAGAGATCGCGGAACTGGAGCGAAAGGCGAAAGAGGCGGCAGCATTACTGGCTCAGCGTCCCATGTCGATGGGATTGATCCCTGTGCCTGAGCCAAAAGATATCCCCATCCATGTGCGTGGGTCAGTTCACTCGCTCGGGGCCGTCGTTCCGAGAGGATTTCTACGATGTGTCGAGGTTTCCGACGCGCCCACTTTAGCCGCCGAGAGCAATGGGAGGCTGGAATTGGCCGCATGGATCGCATCCCGACAGAATCCGCTCACGGCGCGCGTTTATGTCAATCGCGTTTGGTATTGGTTGATGGGGGAAGGGCTCATCCCCTCGGTCGATAACTTCGGAACGACAGGTGAATCCTCGGCACACATCGAACTACTCGACTGGCTCGCGACTCAATTTATGGAGCGTGGATGGTCGACCAAATGGTTGGTTCGTGAGATTTTGATGTCGGATGCGTACCGTCGCAGCGCTACCGAGATGCCTGAGCATCAGGCATTGGATCCGGACAACAAGTATTTTGGGCGTCGCCATTTGAAGCGAATGAGCGGGGAATCGATACGAGATACGTTGTTGGGACTGAGCGGATCTCTCGATTTGTCCGTGGTTCTTTCGATGAACAGTCTCAAAGCGGTGAAGGAGGATTATGGCTTCCAGCACCGAGAACGATTCCGAGCTGTTTACGGACCTTGGTTTCGCAATTCGTTACCCACGCTGTTCACCGAGTTCGATGGTCCCAATCCCAGCTATTCGTCGGGCGAGCGTTACGTCAGTACGGTTGCTCCTCAAGCGTTAGCGATTCTCAACAGTCCGTTTACGCGAGAATGTGCCGAGTCGATGGCGAAGCAGCTGGCTGCACCGAACGGATCTGCGGCTCCTGCCGATCGTTCCATCGAGGAGCGAATTGAAATACTGTTCCGCTGGCTTCTTTCCCGATCCGCAACCGCTGGTGAGGTCGCATTAGCTCGTGAATGGATATCGAGAGACACGCCGGACGAGTGGGAGCGGTTCGCATTGTTGCTCATCGCGAGCGTCGATTTTCGCTATCTGGATTGA
- a CDS encoding YciI family protein — MRVAVLVKATPESEAGIMPDEKLLAAMTAYNEALHQAGILVSGDGLHPSSRGFRIRFSGDQRTVIDGPFAETKELVAGFWIWEVDSLEHAIEWAKKCPNPMPSDSELEIRKIFDAADFGPEFTPELQAREEQLRMELESRGGN, encoded by the coding sequence ATGCGCGTCGCTGTCTTGGTCAAAGCCACTCCCGAATCCGAAGCGGGAATCATGCCGGACGAAAAACTGTTGGCTGCAATGACGGCCTACAACGAAGCGCTCCATCAAGCTGGAATCCTGGTAAGCGGAGACGGACTCCATCCCTCCTCGCGAGGATTTCGCATCCGATTCTCCGGCGATCAACGCACTGTCATCGACGGCCCGTTCGCCGAAACGAAAGAACTTGTGGCTGGCTTTTGGATCTGGGAAGTGGATTCGCTCGAACACGCGATCGAATGGGCGAAGAAATGCCCCAATCCGATGCCCTCGGACTCCGAACTCGAAATCCGCAAGATCTTCGATGCCGCCGACTTCGGGCCTGAATTCACGCCGGAACTTCAAGCCCGAGAGGAACAACTCCGTATGGAGCTGGAATCGAGGGGCGGAAACTAA